The following coding sequences are from one Cercospora beticola chromosome 4, complete sequence window:
- a CDS encoding uncharacterized protein (BUSCO:EOG09260LJ8), with protein sequence MWSRSLLRPLPKLCRARGLVKPRYSTFCDRSLYENGTFHAAQDDSSYHLPALDDARSRTLATSHDNLHPLANDRAPREGLSSGLQSSNGSPADGQPAQSAASRKVGSDMQYDETGLEVTAHDDRSISFNMSNAARSITGVARFKLCVRQPGDGHLRGPTTYAERLRIMRMLDHQIQQSHTLGLGALASAVRAVDKTLQDGQRVLLFGPGMTKATITADGPLDYGFHVRFRKDHGLCGTQIKHLFIYVFGNYNEDSAVESQSKSGPIQFDLKHLQQTADMVIERIRDAMSFHEPEALLKTIAESMLRVLRFRTPHLGIKGVSMTTRPASEEQPRLKVHACWADAECGVPAEHDRLSKAVEVNVKQVPRGNPLAEQENDVDEEESEEMISAAPDAEKSSPQPKQEESVHLTIPLPLVRVSGGKELLFDSGEVKTKSLWRFGMSRYKIMLRWPIAANLPHDLTRDLVKQATENAIQKTSGVDCAALSHAVQTLQTSLPSCPLVTLQVFDEARAKSQKLEMDPHASLFTFRTTPERKRKGLWELALIGMPISNARIADAASDQIVEMDMRLCFGAHPAANMAGHDRLEQQRYDMTLAAMELLRPVLQASSRITWEEFANDCVGSLSGAQLPVEGCPAIDHVAIQVFTASVHDGPRRTLRGSATSSSQNSTAMVALGSNLGNRIANIEAACRRLEADPDINIVGTSLLYETKAMYVEEQAAFVNGMCKIRTDLPPFDLLNRLQSIENELGRVKLIDKGPRNIDLDIATYARDSIDSERLTVPHKQMLEREFVLRPYCDIHPTYVHPRTGRRMENHLVELMSGESTMYPFTPLAPECEPLRALEPTRRTWLMSILNVTPDSFSDGGSHEPTDMDALRRTVNAHISAGVTIIDIGGQSSRPNAPDVSPDEEISRILPAIEVIKSIPEAKHIAISVDTYRAAVAKAAVHAGAHIINDISAGTLDDEMLPTIARLGCTYIMMHMRGTPATMQSEQNTSYPGGLIPTIANELRSRLIAALKAGIRPWRIIFDPGVGFAKTAEQNAELLGRFGELRNHPKLKNFPWLVGSSRKGFIGKFTGAEDPKDRTEGTAATVTAAIAGGAEIVRVHDVKEMSRVVKMADAMYRRAPPGPAAVEKAEDDRQEQLEIEARDEDMEDDEETETETKAEDEEQK encoded by the exons ATGTGGTCTCGCAGCTTGCTCAGACCATTGCCCAAGCTATGTCGAGCTCGTGGATTGGTGAAGCCGCGTTATTCTACATTCTGCGACCGCTCGCTCTACGAGAATGGCACATTCCATGCTGCTCAAGATGATTCATCATATCATCTGCCTGCTCTAGACGATGCCCGTTCGAGGACATTGGCCACCAGCCACGACAACTTGCATCCACTCGCGAACGACCGTGCTCCGCGTGAAGGATTGTCATCGGGCTTGCAGTCCAGCAATGGTTCGCCTGCAGATGGCCAGCCTGCTCAATCGGCAGCGTCCCGCAAAGTTGGCTCAGATATGCAATACGACGAAACTGGTCTGGAAGTCACGGCGCATGACGATAGAAGCATATCGTTCAACAT GTCAAACGCAGCTCGCTCAATCACAGGCGTTGCGCGTTTCAAGCTCTGTGTCCGCCAACCTGGAGACGGCCACCTTCGTGGCCCCACCACCTATGCGGAACGGTTACGAATTATGCGCATGCTGGACCACCAAATTCAACAATCTCATACACTCGGCCTAGGCGCCCTTGCTTCGGCTGTCCGAGCAGTTGACAAAACTTTACAGGACGGTCAACGAGTACTGCTCTTTGGCCCTGGTATGACCAAGGCAACCATAACTGCCGATGGCCCACTAGACTATGGGTTTCATGTTCGTTTCCGTAAAGATCACGGGCTCTGCGGCACCCAGATCAAACATTTATTCATTTACGTGTTCGGCAACTACAACGAAGACAGCGCTGTAGAATCCCAAAGCAAATCGGGTCCCATCCAGTTCGACCTGAAACATCTTCAACAAACGGCTGACATGGTGATCGAGCGTATCCGTGACGCCATGAGCTTCCATGAACCAGAAGCTTTATTGAAGACCATTGCGGAGAGTATGCTTCGTGTCCTACGGTTCCGCACACCTCACCTGGGTATCAAAGGCGTTAGTATGACAACTAGGCCTGCATCTGAAGAGCAACCGAGGCTCAAAGTTCATGCCTGCTGGGCAGACGCCGAGTGCGGCGTGCCAGCTGAACACGACCGGCTCTCCAAAGCAGTTGAGGTTAATGTCAAGCAAGTACCGAGAGGCAACCCTTTGGCCGAGCAGGAAaatgatgtcgatgaagaagaaagcgaagaaatGATCAGCGCCGCGCCAGATGCGGAGAAGTCCAGTCCTCAGCCGAAGCAGGAGGAAAGTGTCCATCTTACGATTCCCCTGCCACTCGTGCGTGTATCAGGTGGCAAGGAGCTTCTATTTGATTCTGGAGAAGTAAA GACCAAGTCACTTTGGCGTTTCGGAATGTCGAGATACAAGATTATGTTGAGATGGCCAATTGCAGCCAATCTGCCTCATGATCTAACGCGAGATCTTGTCAAGCAAGCTACAGAAAATGCCATTCAGAAGACATCAGGAGTCGACTGCGCAGCCCTGAGTCACGCTGTTCAGACGTTGCAGACATCGCTTCCGTCTTGTCCATTGGTCACGTTGCAGGTTTTCGATGAGGCTCGTGCCAAGTCACAGAAACTGGAAATGGATCCTCATGCATCGTTATTTACCTTCAGGACGACCCCGGAACGAAAACGAAAAGGTCTTTGGGAATTGGCACTGATTGGCATGCCGATCTCAAATGCACGTATCGCAGATGCCGCATCAGATCAGATCGTCGAGATGGACATGAGGCTCTGTTTCGGTGCGCATCCGGCTGCTAATATGGCGGGCCATGATCGCCTCGAACAGCAGCGTTATGACATGACCCTTGCCGCGATGGAGCTTCTCAGACCAGTGCTCCAAGCAAGCTCCCGGATAACCTGGGAAGAATTTGCAAACGATTGCGTTGGGTCATTGTCTGGTGCACAACTGCCGGTGGAGGGTTGTCCCGCTATTGACCACGTGGCAATTCAAGTCTTCACAGCGTCGGTACATGACGGGCCTCGCAGAACGCTTCGGGGGAGTGCGACATCTTCTTCACAAAACTCCACGGCAATGGTAGCATTGGGCAGTAACCTCGGAAATCGTATTGCGAACATCGAAGCTGCCTGTCGACGGCTTGAGGCCGACCCAGACATCAACATAGTTGGAACAAGCCTACTGTACGAGACCAAGGCAATGTACGTGGAGGAACAAGCAGCCTTTGTGAATGGCATGTGCAAG ATCCGTACCGATCTTCCGCCCTTTGACCTCCTGAACCGACTCCAGAGCATCGAAAACGAATTGGGGCGCGTGAAGCTGATTGATAAAGGGCCGCGAAACATCGATTTAGACATCGCAACATACGCCCGTGATTCCATCGACTCGGAACGTCTCACCGTTCCTCACAAACAAATGCTTGAGCGAGAATTTGTTCTGCGGCCCTACTGCGA CATTCATCCAACTTATGTGCATCCCCGAACAGGGAGGCGTATGGAGAATCACTTGGTAGAGCTCATGAGTGGGGAGAGCACCATGTATCCGTTCACGCCGTTGGCGCCGGAATGCGAGCCATTACGAGCGCTCGAACCTACACGTCGTACATGGTTGATGTCGATTCTGAACGTCACCCCCGACTCATTCTCCGACGGAGGATCACATGAGCCGACCGATATGGATGCTCTAAGGAGAACAGTCAACGCGCATATCTCTGCTGGAGTCACCATTATTGACATAGGCGGCCAGTCGTCCCGTCCAAATGCACCAGACGTGAGCCCGGACGAGGAGATTTCTCGCATATTGCCTGCGATTGAGGTCATCAAGTCAATTCCAGAGGCTAAGCACATCGCTATCAGCGTCGATACGTACCGGGCGGCTGTCGCTAAAGCAGCGGTACACGCTGGGGCTCACATCATTAACGACATATCGGCTGGGACTTTGGACGATGAAATGCTGCCAACCATCGCTCGCCTCGGCTGTACTTACATCATGATGCACATGCGCGGCACACCAGCTACAATGCAAAGTGAACAAAATACCTCGTATCCTGGAGGGCTCATACCGACGATTGCAAATGAGTTAAGAAGCAGGCTCATTGCGGCGCTAAAGGCAGGCATACGGCCCTGGCGCATTATTTTCGACCCTGGAGTAGGTTTCGCGAAGACCGCAGAGCAAAATGCGGAGCTGCTGGGTCGTTTTGGAGAGCTGAGGAACCATCCCAAACTGAAGAATTTCCCCTGGCTCGTAGGCTCGAGTCGAAAAGGTTTCATTGGAAAGTTTACTGGTGCTGAGGATCCAAAGGATCGGACCGAGGGTACCGCTGCTACAGTTACAGCTGCTATCGCTGGCGGAGCGGAGATTGTAAGAGTGCACGATGTGAAGGAGATGTCGAGGGTCGTAAAGATGGCGGATGCGATGTATAGGCGTGCGCCACCTGGCCCGGCGGCTGTGGAGAAAGCGGAAGATGATAGACAGGAACAACTTGAGATTGAAGCTCGCGATGAAGacatggaagacgacgaggagacgGAGACGGAGACGAAggcggaggacgaggagcaaAAGTAG